In Lysinibacillus sp. FSL M8-0337, the following proteins share a genomic window:
- a CDS encoding protein phosphatase 2C domain-containing protein — protein MDQTLLSYIIVLSFIVVIIALLILRKLLMHKGEHGKIEIGNGQTIGRRAEQDDYFSTVETKVGTMAVLADGISGLANGRMASTIAVTTFIQEFMKQKSIANIQSYFKETALTSNRMIVENLNGSNGGTTLVAAVIDKEGFLHWGAVGDSVITLFRNGEFIAINQKHIFESVLKERYISGEISQLEVQENPLKKRLINYLGYEGFKNLDTGNKPIQLKRGDKVCLFSDGVYDTLTEVEMERILSQHAPPYDIAQNIIKAVEQKRLKNQDNATIVILEKTWA, from the coding sequence ATGGATCAGACACTACTATCTTACATAATTGTACTTAGTTTCATCGTCGTCATCATTGCTTTGCTCATCCTACGCAAGCTTCTTATGCATAAAGGAGAGCACGGTAAGATAGAAATAGGAAATGGTCAAACTATTGGCAGACGAGCCGAACAAGATGATTATTTCTCTACAGTTGAAACAAAAGTTGGTACGATGGCAGTTCTTGCAGACGGCATTAGCGGATTAGCCAACGGCAGAATGGCAAGTACAATCGCAGTTACCACATTTATTCAAGAGTTTATGAAGCAAAAAAGTATAGCAAATATACAATCTTATTTTAAAGAAACCGCCTTAACAAGTAATCGCATGATTGTAGAAAATTTAAATGGTTCTAATGGGGGAACCACTTTAGTAGCTGCAGTAATTGATAAGGAAGGTTTCCTACATTGGGGAGCTGTTGGAGATAGTGTTATTACGCTATTTCGAAATGGAGAATTTATAGCAATTAATCAAAAACATATTTTTGAATCTGTATTAAAAGAACGTTATATTTCAGGAGAAATTTCTCAACTAGAAGTTCAAGAAAACCCACTTAAAAAGAGACTTATTAACTATCTAGGATATGAGGGATTTAAAAATTTAGATACTGGAAATAAACCGATTCAGCTAAAAAGAGGGGATAAGGTCTGTCTATTTAGCGATGGCGTCTACGATACCTTAACAGAAGTAGAAATGGAAAGAATCCTTTCTCAGCACGCTCCTCCCTATGATATTGCTCAAAATATAATCAAAGCTGTCGAACAAAAACGTTTAAAAAATCAAGACAATGCAACCATTGTGATATTAGAGAAGACATGGGCTTAA
- a CDS encoding FHA domain-containing protein produces the protein MSLIRCTNGHMFSSRRHRNVCPYCNVTVEQEPRTTTATAVAEVDDKTMPYLGEMDGIDPVTGWLVCIEGPPMGRDYRILSEKNFIGRAEDMHIRIIGDNSISKRNHAVIVYDPKKRNFYLLPGDASGLAYLNNEAVYTPTELAAYDVIQLGRSMFLFIPLCGVHFEWENNQGEE, from the coding sequence ATGAGTTTGATTAGATGTACAAATGGTCACATGTTTAGTTCAAGAAGACATAGAAATGTTTGTCCTTATTGTAATGTAACGGTTGAACAGGAGCCTAGAACTACTACAGCAACAGCAGTGGCAGAAGTAGATGATAAAACGATGCCCTATCTAGGAGAAATGGACGGGATTGACCCTGTAACTGGATGGTTAGTTTGTATTGAAGGGCCACCAATGGGTCGTGACTATCGAATTTTGTCTGAGAAAAATTTCATTGGGCGAGCAGAAGATATGCATATACGAATAATCGGTGATAATAGCATTTCCAAACGTAATCATGCAGTTATAGTATACGATCCTAAAAAAAGAAATTTCTATCTTCTTCCAGGAGATGCATCTGGCTTGGCTTATTTAAATAATGAAGCAGTTTATACACCAACAGAGTTAGCGGCCTACGATGTTATTCAATTAGGAAGAAGTATGTTTTTATTTATTCCCCTATGTGGTGTTCACTTCGAATGGGAAAACAACCAAGGCGAGGAATGA
- a CDS encoding FHA domain-containing protein has protein sequence MKNTVEVNTYNANRQMMIKIIDIIIVIIAFFFILYVFVMNQDFLLKIIIGSMLAIIIIAYGLIKYEAKETMYEYTDTNIQKIVLLNERGAEVEEWLLNDKTSMLIGKSSSEQEVDIDLTGTEYESLINYEHAVLNCVSGMWYIEDIDSVNGVGIKKAHKRVKSSLKQENPYRLNSGDIIYIANTRILAK, from the coding sequence ATGAAAAATACTGTAGAAGTAAACACGTACAATGCAAATAGACAAATGATGATAAAAATTATCGATATTATCATCGTAATCATCGCCTTCTTTTTTATTTTATATGTATTTGTGATGAATCAGGACTTTCTATTGAAAATTATTATTGGGTCGATGCTGGCAATAATTATCATTGCTTATGGATTAATCAAATACGAAGCAAAAGAGACAATGTATGAGTATACAGATACAAATATTCAGAAAATTGTATTGCTCAATGAACGTGGAGCGGAAGTAGAAGAATGGTTGTTAAATGATAAAACCTCCATGTTGATTGGCAAAAGCTCTAGTGAACAAGAGGTAGATATTGATTTAACTGGCACGGAATATGAATCGCTTATTAATTATGAACATGCTGTTTTAAATTGTGTATCTGGTATGTGGTACATAGAAGACATAGACTCTGTAAATGGTGTCGGTATAAAAAAAGCACACAAACGTGTAAAAAGTAGTTTAAAACAGGAAAATCCTTATCGCTTAAATAGTGGCGATATTATATACATAGCAAATACACGAATTTTAGCAAAATAA
- a CDS encoding DnaJ domain-containing protein, whose translation MKNHYEILGVSRQATQDQIKLAYRKLSKKHHPDVSGGNKESEKIFLEVQEAYKVLKDTSTREAYDARLNGTTKNSDHSYEHSTKTKAQTTTHQQAFNMNDIEKNFEHFFGFNPKTKETSSTLHKTAKKNPLDTTDLFERFFNK comes from the coding sequence GTGAAAAATCATTATGAAATTTTAGGCGTCAGCAGACAAGCCACCCAAGATCAAATTAAGCTCGCATACAGAAAATTATCCAAAAAGCATCATCCTGACGTAAGTGGAGGCAATAAAGAGTCCGAAAAAATTTTTTTAGAAGTACAAGAAGCTTACAAAGTATTGAAAGATACGTCTACTAGAGAGGCCTACGATGCTCGCCTGAATGGAACGACAAAAAACAGTGATCATAGCTATGAACATTCGACAAAAACAAAAGCTCAAACAACTACCCATCAACAAGCATTTAATATGAATGATATTGAGAAAAATTTCGAACATTTTTTTGGATTTAATCCAAAAACGAAAGAAACATCATCCACACTGCATAAAACAGCAAAGAAAAACCCTTTAGATACAACTGATTTATTCGAACGATTTTTTAATAAATAA
- a CDS encoding transcriptional regulator produces the protein MEIINQTNRTMLFEEINPEKLDLITLVGDVKGIDSLSDEKIKEINQYLLVKSFDEFLDKFSPTVYSFYNAANQKVMYTLKKPEGIQDDCISEIAIDQNNDFLKMLFTLIDTKRSQGITNVDFKFENLLDMISPKKVMDDIRQVRKEIHYLYGEYDKLDDGDPKKLDTGDKLNLMFEVASRNYNNVMAMLPLAIEDIKTRLLLGANQEENESEKLQIGTLTIGDTGELKIIEAPQTNSSELMVIEENSNYGLSTVFEEDYEAITESPSSYVKDLVVRTFSPLPSVKADFDVETEVQNYNTYLEFYKDAKDEFVKTVKPLVEKLLGVKMYFDQYATKNKGMQPSLLVTNTKLDMLVKSNNLPRLRTYLNTVNSKNDFTDTVWYGIVPSLELEASGKMKVTRSRFKGNEKVAKQEGNTMESLSSLLDTVKDYKVQIFFNFMAEEETTFNGIATAGIDRLIDKCSVLVRKDYSEFAIPCLPNFTIIPKDKSGVVIDTRMQTTENGARLSKEKEDILKLWIEGVYVGASYVAAGIVSAYQCPEYLKESFRNVKRNYPGVRFDIEAGDNSLRAVTTMAKEISGFTNNIKDAINSRSFGFVFSSENAQLQDKDIKRITVYKARSLAMEEDGFDSIYKTQVSTYIERILRFQSGDFKHENIVRFFSNNPSSQKSKWLNDKGHVNSIIHDGDDIGYIIDEKTSLCQIDLVFNGNVKNLEVMITKGTSAVKA, from the coding sequence ATGGAGATTATTAATCAAACAAACAGAACGATGCTCTTTGAGGAAATTAATCCGGAAAAGTTAGATTTAATTACACTTGTTGGGGATGTTAAAGGAATTGATAGTCTAAGCGATGAGAAAATCAAAGAAATAAATCAATATCTACTTGTAAAAAGCTTCGATGAATTTTTAGATAAATTCTCTCCAACGGTTTATTCATTCTACAATGCTGCTAATCAAAAAGTAATGTATACGCTAAAAAAACCAGAAGGCATTCAAGACGATTGCATTTCTGAAATCGCGATTGATCAAAACAATGATTTTTTGAAAATGCTTTTCACCCTTATTGATACGAAACGAAGCCAAGGAATTACGAATGTAGATTTTAAATTTGAAAATCTATTAGACATGATTTCTCCTAAAAAAGTAATGGATGATATACGCCAAGTAAGAAAAGAAATTCATTACTTGTATGGTGAATATGACAAGTTAGACGATGGTGATCCGAAGAAGCTAGACACTGGAGATAAGTTAAATCTGATGTTCGAGGTTGCCAGCAGAAACTATAACAATGTTATGGCCATGTTGCCATTAGCAATTGAAGATATTAAAACAAGACTTTTGCTAGGTGCTAATCAGGAGGAAAATGAGTCCGAAAAGTTACAAATTGGAACACTTACTATTGGGGACACGGGTGAATTAAAAATTATTGAAGCACCTCAAACGAATTCATCAGAGCTGATGGTTATTGAAGAAAATAGTAATTATGGTTTAAGTACTGTTTTCGAAGAAGACTATGAAGCAATCACAGAATCCCCATCTTCTTATGTAAAGGATTTAGTCGTAAGAACATTTTCCCCTTTACCATCAGTGAAAGCGGATTTTGATGTTGAAACAGAAGTACAAAATTACAATACATACCTAGAATTCTATAAGGATGCTAAGGATGAATTTGTAAAGACAGTAAAGCCATTAGTTGAAAAGCTACTGGGAGTCAAAATGTACTTTGACCAATATGCAACTAAAAATAAAGGGATGCAACCTTCGCTATTAGTTACAAATACAAAACTAGATATGCTTGTTAAAAGTAATAATTTGCCAAGATTGCGCACGTATTTAAATACTGTCAACTCGAAAAATGATTTTACGGATACAGTATGGTATGGAATCGTCCCATCACTTGAACTTGAAGCTTCTGGAAAGATGAAAGTGACTAGATCTCGATTTAAAGGAAATGAAAAAGTTGCAAAGCAGGAAGGCAACACGATGGAATCTTTATCTAGTCTTCTGGATACAGTCAAAGATTATAAAGTCCAAATATTCTTTAATTTTATGGCTGAAGAAGAGACAACGTTTAATGGTATCGCTACGGCAGGTATTGACCGTTTAATCGATAAATGTTCGGTGCTCGTTCGCAAAGATTATAGTGAATTTGCAATCCCTTGCTTGCCAAACTTTACTATAATTCCGAAAGATAAGTCTGGAGTTGTCATTGATACAAGAATGCAGACAACGGAGAATGGTGCGCGACTATCAAAAGAAAAAGAAGATATTTTAAAACTTTGGATCGAGGGTGTATATGTAGGCGCAAGCTATGTAGCAGCAGGAATTGTGTCCGCTTATCAATGTCCAGAGTATTTAAAAGAATCATTTAGAAATGTGAAGAGAAATTATCCGGGGGTTCGTTTTGACATTGAAGCAGGTGACAACTCATTACGTGCTGTGACTACGATGGCGAAAGAAATATCTGGATTTACAAATAATATTAAAGATGCGATTAATAGCAGAAGCTTTGGATTTGTATTCTCATCTGAAAATGCACAACTGCAGGATAAAGATATTAAACGTATTACAGTATATAAAGCTAGAAGCTTGGCGATGGAAGAAGATGGATTCGACTCAATCTACAAAACACAAGTTAGTACGTATATTGAAAGAATTCTAAGATTCCAATCAGGTGACTTTAAGCACGAGAATATCGTTCGCTTCTTTAGTAATAATCCAAGTAGTCAAAAAAGTAAGTGGCTAAATGATAAAGGGCATGTAAACTCGATCATTCATGATGGAGATGATATTGGCTACATCATTGATGAGAAAACAAGCTTATGTCAAATCGACCTTGTATTTAACGGTAATGTGAAAAATCTTGAAGTCATGATTACTAAAGGGACAAGTGCTGTTAAAGCATAA